One segment of Drosophila ananassae strain 14024-0371.13 chromosome 3R, ASM1763931v2, whole genome shotgun sequence DNA contains the following:
- the LOC6498172 gene encoding myosin heavy chain, muscle isoform X29, with protein MPKPAPNLEDEDPTPYLFVSLEQRRIDQSKPYDSKKNCWVPDEKEGYLLGEIKATKGDIVSVGLPGGETRDFKKDQLQQVNPPKYEKAEDMSNLTYLNDASVLHNLRQRYYNKLIYTYSGLFCVAINPYKRYPVYTNRCAKMYRGKRRNEVPPHIFAISDGAYVDMLTNHVNQSMLITGESGAGKTENTKKVIAYFATVGASTKKDESQKNKGSLEDQVVQTNPVLEAFGNAKTVRNDNSSRFGKFIRIHFGPTGKLAGADIETYLLEKARVISQQSLERSYHIFYQIMSGSVAGVKDMCFLSDNIYDYYNVSQGKVTVPNMDDGEEFQLADQAFDILGFTKQEKEDVYRITAAVMHMGGMKFKQRGREEQAEQDGEEEGGRVSKLFGCDTAELYKNLLKPRIKVGNEFVTQGRNVQQVTNSIGALCKGVFDRLFKWLVKKCNETLDTQQKRQHFIGVLDIAGFEIFDYNGFEQLCINFTNEKLQQFFNHHMFVLEQEEYKREGIDWAFIDFGMDLLACIDLIEKPMGILSILEEESMFPKATDQTFSEKLTNTHLGKSAPFQKPKPPKPGQQAAHFAIGHYAGVVAYNITGWLEKNKDPLNDTVVDQFKKSQNKLLIEIFADHAGQSGGGEQAKGGRGKKGGGFATVSSAYKEQLNSLMTTLRSTQPHFVRCIIPNEMKQPGLVDAHLVMHQLTCNGVLEGIRICRKGFPNRMVYPDFKMRYQILNPAGIAGVEDPKKCGALILESTTLDPDMYRIGHTKVFFRAGVLGQMEEFRDERLGKIMSWMQAWARGYLSRKGFKKLQEQRVALKVVQRNLRKYLQLRTWPWYKLWQKVKPLLNVSRIEDEIARLEEKAKKAEELHAAEVKVRKELEALNAKLLAEKTALLDSLSGEKGQLQDFQERNAKLTAQKNDLENQLRDIQERLTQEEDARNQLFQQKKKADQEISGLKKDIEDLELNVQKAEQDKATKDHQIRNLNDEIAHQDELINKLNKEKKMQGESNQKTGEELQAAEDKINHLNKVKAKLEQTLDELEDSLEREKKVRGDVEKSKRKVEGDLKLTQEAVADLERNKKELEQTIQRKDKELCSITAKLEDEQVVVGKHQRQIKELQARIEELEEEVEAERQARAKAEKQRADLARELEELGERLEEAGGATSAQIELNKKREAELSKLRRDLEEANIQHESTLANLRKKHNDAVAEMAEQVDQLNKLKAKAEHDRQTCHNELNQTRTACDQLGRDKAAQEKIAKQLQHTLNEVQSKLDETNRTLNDFDASKKKLSIENSDLLRQLEEAESQVSQLSKIKISLTTQLEDTKRLADEESRERATLLGKFRNLEHDLDNLREQVEEEAEGKADLQRQLSKANAEAQVWRSKYESDGVARSEELEEAKRKLQARLAEAEETIESLNQKCIGLEKTKQRLSTEVEDLQLEVDRANAIANAAEKKQKAFDKIIGEWKLKVDDLAAELDASQKECRNYSTELFRLKGAYEEGQEQLEAVRRENKNLADEVKDLLDQIGEGGRNIHEIEKARKRLEAEKDELQAALEEAEAALEQEENKVLRAQLELSQVRQEIDRRIQEKEEEFENTRKNHQRALDSMQASLEAEAKGKAEALRMKKKLEADINELEIALDHANKANAEAQKNIKRYQQQLKDIQTALEEEQRARDDAREQLGISERRANALQNELEESRTLLEQADRGRRQAEQELADAHEQLNEVSAQNASISAAKRKLESELQTLHSDLDELLNEAKNSEEKAKKAMVDAARLADELRAEQDHAQTQEKLRKALEQQIKELQVRLDEAEANALKGGKKAIQKLEQRVRELENELDGEQRRHADAQKNLRKSERRIKELSFQSEEDRKNHERMQDLVDKLQQKIKTYKRQIEEAEEIAALNLAKFRKAQQELEEAEERADLAEQAISKFRAKGRAGSVGRGASPAPTASKGRKSALLEQ; from the exons ATGCCGAAGCCAGCTCCAAATCTTGAGGATGAGGATCCCACCCCATACCTGTTCGTGTCTTTGGAACAGAGACGTATCGATCAATCGAAACCCTATGACTCCAAGAAGAACTGTTGGGTCCCCGACGAGAAGGAGGGTTATCTCCTTGGTGAGATCAAGGCCACCAAGGGCGATATCGTCTCCGTCGGCTTGCCTGGTGGAGAG acACGAGACTTCAAGAAAGATCAGCTCCAGCAAGTGAACCCTCCAAAATACGAAAAAGCTGAGGATATGTCCAACTTGACATACCTTAACGATGCCTCTGTGCTCCATAACTTGAGACAGAGATACTACAACAAGCTCATCTAC ACCTACTCTGGTCTTTTCTGCGTTGCCATCAATCCTTACAAGCGCTACCCCGTATATACCAACCGTTGCGCTAAGATGTACCGTGGCAAGCGCCGTAATGAGGTGCCACCCCATATTTTCGCCATCTCTGACGGTGCCTACGTCGACATGTTGACCAACCACGTGAATCAATCTATGTTGATCACCGGTGAGTCTGGTGCCGGAAAGACTGAGAACACCAAGAAGGTCATTGCGTACTTCGCCACTGTTGGCGCTTCCACCAAGAAGGATGAATCGCAGAAGAACAAGGGTTCCCTGGAAGATCAGGTTGTGCAGACTAACCCTGTGCTTGAGGCTTTCGGTAACGCCAAGACCGTGCGTAACGATAACTCCTCTCGTTTC GGTAAATTCATCCGTATCCACTTCGGACCTACTGGTAAACTGGCTGGTGCTGATATTGAGACCT ATCTGCTGGAGAAGGCCCGTGTCATCTCCCAGCAGTCCCTGGAGCGTTCCTACCACATCTTCTACCAGATCATGTCTGGCTCCGTTGCCGGTGTTAAAG ACATGTGCTTCCTCTCCGATAACATTTACGACTACTATAACGTATCCCAGGGTAAAGTCACTGTACCCAACATGGATGACGGTGAGGAATTCCAGCTTGCAGAT CAAGCCTTCGACATTCTGGGCTTCACCAAGCAGGAGAAGGAGGATGTGTACAGGATCACCGCCGCTGTCATGCACATGGGTGGCATGAAGTTCAAGCAACGTGGTCGCGAGGAGCAGGCTGAGCAGGACGGTGAGGAGGAGGGTGGCCGTGTGTCTAAGCTGTTCGGCTGCGACACCGCTGAGCTGTACAAGAACTTGCTCAAGCCCCGCATCAAGGTCGGTAACGAGTTCGTCACCCAGGGCCGTAACGTCCAGCAGGTCACCAACTCGATCGGTGCCCTCTGCAAGGGTGTCTTCGATCGTCTGTTCAAGTGGCTGGTCAAGAAGTGTAACGAGACTCTGGATACCCAGCAGAAGCGTCAGCACTTCATTGGTGTACTGGATATTGCTGGTTTTGAAATCTTCGAC TACAACGGTTTCGAGCAACTGTGTATTAACTTCACCAACGAGAAGTTGCAACAATTCTTCAACCATCACATGTTCGTTTTGGAGCAAGAAGAATACAAGAGGGAAGGTATCGATTGGGCCTTCATCGATTTCGGTATGGACTTGTTGGCCTGTATCGATCTGATTGAAAAG CCTATGGGTATCCTGTCCATCCTTGAAGAAGAGTCTATGTTCCCCAAGGCCACCGATCAGACCTTCTCGGAGAAGCTGACCAACACCCATTTGGGCAAGTCGGCTCCATTCCAGAAGCCCAAGCCCCCAAAGCCCGGCCAGCAGGCTGCCCACTTTGCCATCGGCCATTATGCTGGTGTTGTCGCTTACAACATCACCGGTTGGTTGGAGAAGAACAAGGATCCTCTGAACGACACTGTTGTCGACCAGTTCAAGAAGTCTCAGAACAAGCTGCTGATCGAAATCTTCGCCGATCACGCCGGACAGTCGGGCGGCGGTGAACAGGCCAAGGGAGGTCGTGGCAAGAAGGGTGGTGGCTTCGCCACTGTGTCCTCTGCCTACAAGGAGCAGTTGAACAGCTTGATGACCACTCTGCGCTCCACTCAGCCTCACTTCGTCCGTTGCATCATTCCCAACGAGATGAAGCAGCCTGGACTTGTTGATGCCCACTTGGTTATGCACCAGCTGACCTGTAACGGTGTGCTTGAAGGTATCCGTATTTGCCGTAAGGGCTTCCCCAACAGGATGGTCTACCCTGACTTCAAGATGCG CTATCAAATTTTAAACCCAGCCGGCATTGCTGGTGTCGAGGATCCCAAGAAGTGTGGCGCGCTTATTTTGGAATCCACCACATTGGATCCCGACATGTACCGCATTGGACACACCAAG GTGTTCTTCCGTGCCGGTGTCCTGGGTCAGATGGAGGAGTTCCGTGATGAGCGTCTGGGCAAGATCATGTCCTGGATGCAGGCCTGGGCTCGTGGTTACCTGTCCCGCAAGGGCTTCAAGAAGCTCCAGGAACAGCGCGTCGCCCTCAAGGTTGTCCAGCGCAATCTGCGCAAGTACCTGCAGCTCCGCACCTGGCCATGGTACAAACTGTGGCAGAAGGTCAAGCCCCTCCTCAACGTCAGCCGTATCGAGGATGAGATTGCC CGTCTGGAGGAGAAGGCCAAGAAGGCTGAGGAACTGCATGCCGCTGAAGTGAAAGTACGCAAGGAGCTGGAGGCCCTCAACGCCAAGCTGTTGGCTGAGAAGACCGCCCTGCTGGACTCTCTGTCCGGTGAGAAGGGCCAGCTGCAGGACTTCCAGGAGCGCAACGCCAAGTTGACCGCCCAGAAGAACGACCTCGAGAACCAGCTGCGC GACATCCAAGAGCGCCTGACTCAGGAGGAAGATGCCCGCAACCAGCTGTTCCAGCAGAAGAAGAAGGCCGACCAGGAGATCTCTGGCCTGAAGAAGGACATCGAGGATCTGGAGCTGAATGTCCAGAAGGCCGAGCAGGACAAGGCCACCAAGGATCACCAGATCCGCAACTTGAACGACGAGATCGCCCACCAGGATGAGCTCATCAACAAGCTGAACAAGGAGAAGAAGATGCAGGGCGAGTCCAACCAGAAGACTGGTGAGGAACTGCAGGCCGCCGAGGACAAGATCAACCACTTGAACAAGGTTAAGGCCAAGCTCGAGCAGACCCTCGACGAGCTCGAGGATTCTCTGGAGCGTGAGAAGAAGGTGCGCGGTGATGTTGAGAAGTCCAAGCGCAAGGTTGAGGGAGACCTCAAGCTCACCCAGGAGGCTGTTGCCGATCTGGAGCGCAACAAGAAGGAATTGGAGCAGACCATCCAGCGCAAGGACAAGGAACTGTGCTCCATCACCGCCAAGCTCGAGGATGAGCAGGTTGTGGTTGGCAAGCACCAGCGCCAGATCAAGGAACTGCAGGCCCGCATCGAGGAGCTCGAGGAGGAGGTTGAGGCTGAGCGCCAGGCCCGCGCCAAGGCTGAGAAGCAGCGCGCCGATCTGGCCCGTGAGCTTGAGGAATTGGGCGAGCGTCTGGAGGAGGCTGGCGGTGCCACCTCTGCCCAGATTGAGCTCAACAAGAAGCGTGAGGCTGAGCTCAGCAAGCTCCGTCGCGATCTTGAGGAGGCCAACATCCAGCACGAGTCCACCCTGGCTAACCTGCGCAAGAAGCACAACGATGCCGTCGCCGAGATGGCCGAGCAGGTTGATCAGCTCAACAAGCTGAAGGCTAA GGCCGAGCACGATCGCCAGACTTGCCACAACGAGCTGAATCAGACTCGTACCGCCTGCGATCAGCTGGGTCGCGATAAG gCTGCCCAGGAGAAGATCGCCAAGCAGCTGCAGCACACCCTCAACGAAGTCCAGTCCAAATTGGATGAGACCAACAGGACTCTGAACGACTTCGATgccagcaagaagaagctgtCCATTGAGAACTCCGATCTGCTCCgccagctggaggaggccgAGTCCCAGGTGTCTCAGCTGTCCAAGATCAAGATCTCCCTGACCACCCAGCTTGAGGATACCAAGCGTCTGGCCGATGAGGAGTCCCGCGAGCGTGCTACCCTTCTGGGCAAGTTCCGCAACTTGGAGCACGACCTGGACAACCTGCGCGAACAGGTTGAGGAGGAGGCTGAGGGCAAGGCCGATCTGCAGCGCCAGCTGAGCAAGGCCAACGCTGAGGCCCAGGTCTGGCGTAGCAAGTACGAGTCCGATGGTGTTGCCCGCTCtgaggagctggaggaggccaAGAGGAAGCTGCAGGCCCGTCTCGCCGAGGCTGAGGAGACCATTGAGTCCCTTAACCAGAAGTGCATTGGCCTGGAGAAGACCAAGCAGCGCCTGTCCACCGAAGTGGAGGATCTCCAGCTGGAGGTCGACCGTGCCAACGCCATTGCCAACGCTGCCGAGAAGAAGCAGAAGGCCTTCGACAAGATCATCGGCGAATGGAAACTGAAGGTTGATGATCTGGCCGCTGAGCTTGATGCCTCCCAGAAGGAGTGCCGCAACTACTCCACCGAACTGTTCCGTCTGAAGGGTGCCTACGAGGAGGGCCAGGAGCAGCTGGAGGCTGTGCGTCGTGAGAACAAGAACTTGGCTGATGAGGTCAAGGATCTGCTCGACCAGATCGGTGAGGGTGGCCGCAACATCCATGAGATCGAGAAGGCCCGCAAGCGCCTGGAGGCTGAGAAGGACGAGCTCCAAGCCGCCCTTGAGGAGGCTGAGGCTGCTCTTGAGCAGGAGGAGAACAAGGTGCTGCGCGCCCAGCTGGAGCTGTCCCAGGTCCGCCAGGAAATCGATCGCCGCATccaggagaaggaggaggagttcGAGAACACCCGCAAGAACCACCAGCGCGCCCTCGACTCCATGCAGGCTTCCCTTGAGGCTGAGGCCAAGGGCAAGGCTGAGGCCCTGCGCATGAAGAAGAAGCTGGAGGCTGACATCAACGAGCTGGAGATTGCTCTGGATCATGCCAACAAG GCTAACGCCGAGGCCCAGAAGAACATCAAGCGTTACCAGCAACAGCTTAAGGACATCCAGACCGCTCTCGAGGAGGAGCAGCGCGCCCGCGACGATGCCCGCGAACAGCTGGGTATCTCCGAGCGTCGTGCCAACGCTCTCCAGAACGAACTGGAGGAGTCGCGCACTCTGCTGGAGCAGGCCGACCGTGGCCGTCGCCAGGCCGAACAGGAGCTGGCCGATGCCCACGAGCAGTTGAACGAGGTTTCCGCCCAGAACGCCTCCATCTCCGCTGCCAAGAGGAAGCTGGAGTCTGAGCTGCAGACCCTGCACTCCGACCTGGACGAACTCTTGAACGAGGCCAAGAACTCCGAGGAGAAGGCCAAGAAGGCTATGGTTGATGCCGCCCGCCTGGCTGATGAGCTCCGCGCTGAGCAGGATCATGCCCAGACCCAGGAGAAATTGAGGAAGGCTTTGGAGCAGCAGATCAAGGAGCTCCAGGTCCGTCTCGATGAAGCCGAGGCCAACGCCCTTAAGGGTGGCAAGAAGGCTATCCAGAAGTTGGAGCAGCGCGTCCGCGAGCTCGAGAACGAGCTGGATGGTGAGCAGAGGCGACATGCCGATGCCCAGAAGAACTTGCGCAAGTCTGAGCGCCGCATCAAGGAGCTGAGCTTCCAGTCTGAGGAGGACCGCAAGAACCACGAACGCATGCAGGATCTGGTCGATAAGCTGCAACAGAAGATCAAGACATACAAGAGGCAGATCGAGGAGGCTGAGGAAATCGCCGCCCTCAACTTGGCCAAATTCCGCAAGGCTCagcaggagctggaggaggccgAGGAGCGTGCCGATCTGGCCGAGCAGGCCATCAGCAAATTCCGCGCCAAGGGACGTGCCGGTTCTGTCGGTCGTGGTGCCAGCCCAGCG CCGACAGCGTCAAAGGGCCGCAAGAGCGCGCTGCTGGAGCAGTAG